In Acinetobacter wanghuae, the sequence CATCTTGATAATCTTGGTAGTAGCGTTCGGCATCATGTTCGGTTAGTGCGGCTTCACCAAGCATGTCATAAGAATAGCGGAAGCCTTTATCTTCAAGATGTTCAGCATTCTTCAGTGCTTCATTAATTGTTTCACCTGTTACAAATTGCTCACCCATCATCCGCATTGCCATATCGACCGCTTTACGAATAATACCGCGACCACTGCGCGCCAAAAGCCCAGTTAGTAAGCTTGATAAGCTTTTCTGCTGCGGTGTTTCCATCAATTTTCCGGTCAGCATTAAGCCCCATGCTGCAGCATTCACAAACATCAGTTGGCTTTGACCCAAATGATCTTTCCAATTGCCTTGGTTGATTTTATCTCGAATGAGTAGATCACGGGTTGCAGTATCGGGAATACGTAGTAGTGCTTCAGCCAAGCACATTAGTGCAATCCCTTCCTGAGATGACAAGGAAAATTCTTGTAATAGACCTTGCACGACGCCACTTTTACCATGTCCGCCTTTACGTTCGCGTAAAGAGTGTGCTAATTGAAAAGCAATGGTTTGAATTTTCTCGGTCATTTCAGCCGATATTTTACTATGTGCTAATAAATGATCAACGCACTCAGATTCATCGCTCCGCCATGCTGAATTGATATGGTGTTCATACGTGTTTTTATGCTTAAAGTCAGCAATGTGCTGTGAAGAAGGGGTTGCATCCAAAGCAGAAGCTTGGCTAAGTGTGGTTGGCATAGTGACTTCCTGTACTGCGTCAATCATTTCTTTAACTTAAGTGAGTTTTAAACTATAATCACAAAAAAATTGACGAATAACTCACTATAGTTCAGCTTAATTTTAGAGAATAATTCAAATGAATAGCCATTTTTTCAGTCTCGACCGCATAGATTTGCGTATTCTCGATTTGCTTCAAACTGAATCGAAAATTTCCAATATTAAACTTGCTGAAATGGTGAATTTATCGCCTACAGCAGTCCTTGCACGGGTGCAAAAACTGACCAAGGAAGGTTTTATTTTGGGCTATGAAGCACGGCTCAACCCTACTAAGTTGAATAATGCATTTGTAGTATTTGTTGAGATTTTGCTAGATAAGACCACCCCCAATGTTTTGGAGGAGTTTTCAGAGGCAGTACAGCACATACCTGAGATTGTGGAATGTCATATGATTAGTGGTGGCTTTGATTTTGTTGTGAAAATTCGCTGTGCCAATATGGATGAATTTCGGAAAATTTCAGGTGATATCTTGTGGCAGTTGCCGGGAGTGAAGGAAACGCGGAGTTATCCTGTGATGGAAGTGATTAAAGAGACCCAAAAAATTAAGCTCA encodes:
- a CDS encoding Lrp/AsnC ligand binding domain-containing protein encodes the protein MNSHFFSLDRIDLRILDLLQTESKISNIKLAEMVNLSPTAVLARVQKLTKEGFILGYEARLNPTKLNNAFVVFVEILLDKTTPNVLEEFSEAVQHIPEIVECHMISGGFDFVVKIRCANMDEFRKISGDILWQLPGVKETRSYPVMEVIKETQKIKLKMPVKK